A portion of the Sabethes cyaneus chromosome 3, idSabCyanKW18_F2, whole genome shotgun sequence genome contains these proteins:
- the LOC128739994 gene encoding uncharacterized protein LOC128739994 encodes MFRQIQIADADRPLQSILWRTDTGEDAGTYELTTVTYGTKPAPFLATRTLKQLAMDEQALFPLAARAVSEDVYMDDILTGIDDAEAALEMRVQLMEMLMKGGFRLRKWASNCPTVLQGIPEEDLAVIKADGYELYPDPAIPELSQDERLSKRKVLSIIATLFDPLGMIGTVITTAKVFMQLLWCLKDEDGKKLDWDHWLPASALRPRAISVELHLFSDASERAYGACAYVRSVDSEGTVLVVLLTSKSKVASLQCQSIPRLELCGARMAAELSNLAGIKAIKMEIEVVFWTDSTCVLRWIKAAPSTWTTFVANRVAKIQTLTENKTWRYVPGTENPADLISRGINPEQIQNNILWWEGPTWLKAEKELWPKDIAEPIAEEAAKEARRTAAHCISQQEEFGDWYVRKFSSFSTMIRSTAWWFRLMDHLKGEGLAKRNSSFLKTTKLKLAEQAIIRRVQREVFNGEWKGLSSDSIVARSSPLRWFNPQISGERLIRVGGRLANATNSGEAKHPLVLPARHPFTFGALPPQASTRRAMGGRAVARQVVHQCQRCFRAKPQPVQQLMGELPAVRVTAARPFSRTGVDYFGPIYVRPGRKWIRGSIYLYVHQGGAFGVGDGFIYGMLLEGVMQIHREKRYMFGHFFGQWHKFRRGTKPAERPIRFATQ; translated from the exons ATGTTTCGACAGATTCAGATTGCGGATGCGGACAGGCCGCTCCAAAGCATATTGTGGCGTACAGATACTGGCGAGGATGCCGGAACGTATGAGCTAACCACAGTTACTTATGGTACCAAGCCCGCACCGTTCCTGGCAACAAGGACTCTCAAACAACTTGCTATGGATGAGCAAGCACTGTTCCCACTTGCAGCAAGGGCTGTTAGCGAAGACGTTTATATGGACGATATTTTAACGGGCATCGACGATGCGGAGGCAGCATTGGAGATGCGGGTCCAATTGATGGAAATGTTAATGAAAGGCGGATTTCGGTTAAGGAAATGGGCATCTAATTGTCCAACGGTATTGCAGGGCATACCAGAGGAAGACCTAGCAGTGATAAAAGCAGATGGATACGAGCTATATCCTGATCCCGCG ATTCCTGAGCTAAGTCAAGATGAAAGACTATCGAAGCGAAAGGTTCTATCGATAATCGCGACATTGTTCGATCCTCTAGGCATGATTGGAACGGTAATCACGACTGCTAAGGTGTTTATGCAGTTGCTGTGGTGTTTGAAGGATGAAGACGGAAAGAAGCTGGATTGGGACCATTGGCTCCCAGCGAGC GCGCTCCGACCAAGGGCAATTTCGGTAGAACTGCATTTATTCTCTGATGCTTCCGAGCGCGCCTACGGAGCGTGCGCCTATGTACGAAGCGTGGATTCAGAGGGAACTGTTTTAGTTGTGTTGCTGACTTCCAAATCTAAAGTGGCATCATTGCAGTGCCAATCCATTCCACGACTGGAATTGTGCGGAGCCCGGATGGCCGCCGAACTTTCCAACCTGGCTGGAATCAAGGCAATTAAAATGGAAATAGAGGTAGTTTTTTGGACGGATTCTACTTGTGTTCTACGATGGATTAAGGCAGCACCATCGACATGGACGACCTTTGTCGCTAATCGTGTAGCGAAGATTCAAACACTCACCGAAAATAAAACCTGGCGGTACGTTCCAGGCACTGAAAATCCTGCGGACTTGATTTCAAGGGGAATCAACCCAGAGCAAATACAAAACAACATACTATGGTGGGAAGGACCCACTTGGCTCAAGGCTGAGAAGGAGCTCTGGCCGAAAGATATTGCTGAACCGATTGCAGAGGAGGCAGCAAAGGAGGCTCGTCGTACAGCGGCACATTGCATAAGTCAGCAGGAAGAATTCGGTGATTGGTATGTGAGAAAATTTTCTTCATTCTCGACAATGATAAGGAGTACTGCATGGTGGTTCCGACTAATGGACCATCTCAAAGGAGAGGGACTAGCTAAGCGGAATAGCAGCTTTctaaaaaccacaaagttaaaATTGGCAGAGCAGGCGATAATTCGACGAGTGCAGCGAGAAGTTTTCAACGGCGAATGGAAAGGCTTATCAAGCGATTCTATAGTAGCGCGCAGTTCACCGTTACGCTGGTTCAATCCACAAATATCAGGCGAGCGGTTGATACGAGTTGGAGGACGATTGGCTAATGCTACGAACAGTGGGGAAGCAAAACATCCGCTCGTACTTCCAGCGAGACACCCATTTACTTTTGGAGCATTACCACCGCAAGCTTCTACACGCCGGGCCATGGGAGGCCGAGCTGTAGCCCGACAGGTAGTGCATCAATGTCAACGTTGTTTTCGAGCGAAACCACAGCCGGTTCAGCAGCTGATGGGCGAATTACCGGCAGTTCGAGTGACAGCCGCGCGGCCGTTCTCCAGAACTGGAGTTGATTATTTTGGGCCAATCTATGTTCGACCAGGCCGTAAATGGATACGTGGCAGTATTTATTTGTATGTGCACCAAGGCGGTGCATTTGGGGTTGGTGACGGATTTATCTACGGAATGCTTCTTGAAGGCGTTATGCAGATTCATCGCGAGAAGAGGTATATGTTCGGACATTTTTTCGGACAATGGCACAAATTTCGTAGGGGCACGAAGCCGGCTGAACGCCCTATTCGATTTGCTACGCAATAA